In Paraburkholderia acidisoli, one DNA window encodes the following:
- a CDS encoding oxidoreductase, with amino-acid sequence MATIEQGQFKRVWFITGASRGIGALIAEAALADGNAVVAAGRNVEAITQRLGTSAALLPVALDVTREDQAHDAVRAAIARFGRIDVLVNNAGFGLLGAIEESADKDVRRMYDTNVFGLLNVTRAVLPVMRAQRAGHVVNISSIGGYRAAAGFGAYSSTKFAVEGITEALRAELAPLGIHATVVEPGYFRTDFLDASSLVVAPQVIDDYDATSGAVRRRARELNHNQPGDPAKLAAAMIALVDAPAPPLRLPLGTDTLAAISAKNDYVAQEMDAWRALSASTDFASAS; translated from the coding sequence ATGGCCACTATCGAACAAGGGCAGTTCAAGCGCGTCTGGTTCATCACGGGCGCTTCGCGCGGCATTGGCGCGCTGATCGCGGAAGCGGCGCTCGCCGACGGCAACGCGGTGGTCGCCGCGGGCCGCAACGTGGAGGCGATCACGCAACGTCTGGGCACCTCGGCCGCGCTGCTGCCCGTCGCGCTCGACGTCACGCGCGAAGACCAGGCGCACGACGCCGTGCGGGCGGCGATCGCGCGTTTCGGCCGCATCGACGTGCTGGTCAACAACGCGGGGTTCGGCCTGCTCGGCGCGATCGAGGAGTCGGCGGACAAAGACGTTCGGCGCATGTACGACACCAACGTGTTCGGCCTGCTCAACGTCACGCGCGCCGTATTGCCGGTCATGCGCGCGCAACGCGCGGGTCACGTCGTCAATATTTCGTCGATTGGCGGTTATCGCGCGGCGGCGGGATTCGGCGCGTATTCATCGACGAAATTTGCGGTGGAAGGTATCACCGAGGCCTTGCGCGCGGAACTCGCGCCGCTCGGCATTCATGCGACCGTGGTCGAGCCGGGCTACTTCCGCACCGACTTTCTCGATGCGTCTTCGCTGGTCGTGGCCCCGCAGGTGATCGACGATTACGACGCGACCTCGGGTGCGGTGCGCCGCCGCGCGCGCGAGCTGAACCACAATCAGCCCGGCGATCCGGCGAAGCTCGCCGCGGCGATGATCGCGCTGGTGGATGCGCCCGCGCCGCCGCTGCGCCTGCCGCTCGGCACCGACACGCTCGCGGCCATCAGCGCGAAAAACGACTACGTGGCGCAGGAGATGGACGCGTGGCGTGCGCTGTCGGCATCGACGGATTTCGCGAGCGCGAGCTAA
- a CDS encoding MFS transporter: protein MSTRLSTSASTSSTSASSPQRSPRNGAARVGFAAFIGTTIEWYDFYIYSTASALVFSHAFFPANTSALTGILGSFAAYGVGFFARPLGAVFAGHFGDRIGRKRVLVFSLVLMGIATLLTGLLPTYATAGLLATALLVALRLLQGVATGAEWGGASLLSVEHASARSRGLLGSFTQVGSAAGMLLASGTFLGVRQWLSADDFAAWGWRLPFLFSVVLVAVGVFVRARIHEPAPFLEAQAEGKLRRLPVADVFRHHRRALLVTIGLRLLQPAMYAIVTTYAISYLNLKRGGASFALSAVIVGSAFAIVATPLWAALSDRIGRKRPAVWAVVGISLLVWPFFWFLDHGDLRYLPVVFAIELAIFDAAIYAPGAAWFAEQFPVEVRYSGISLGYQIGTLISGGLTPFVAAALLALGHGSPWYICAYISGLGVVSLIAVLAAADPARRASGTTRPTERRDSAIVRPR, encoded by the coding sequence ATGTCCACGCGCCTCTCAACCTCGGCTTCAACTTCATCGACATCGGCGTCTTCGCCGCAACGTTCGCCACGCAATGGCGCGGCGCGCGTCGGCTTCGCCGCCTTCATCGGCACCACGATCGAGTGGTACGACTTCTACATCTACAGCACCGCTTCGGCGCTCGTATTCAGCCATGCGTTCTTTCCGGCCAACACGAGTGCGCTGACCGGCATCCTCGGTTCGTTCGCGGCGTACGGCGTGGGCTTCTTCGCGCGGCCGCTCGGCGCGGTGTTCGCGGGGCACTTCGGCGACCGCATCGGGCGCAAGCGCGTACTGGTGTTTTCGCTCGTGCTGATGGGTATCGCCACGCTGCTCACGGGCCTGCTGCCCACCTACGCGACAGCCGGTCTGCTCGCGACCGCCCTGCTCGTCGCGTTGCGCCTGCTGCAAGGCGTGGCGACAGGCGCCGAATGGGGCGGCGCGTCGCTGCTCTCGGTCGAACACGCGAGCGCGCGTTCGCGCGGCCTGCTCGGTTCGTTCACGCAGGTCGGCTCGGCGGCGGGCATGTTGCTCGCCTCGGGCACGTTTCTCGGCGTGCGGCAGTGGCTTTCCGCCGACGACTTCGCCGCGTGGGGCTGGCGCCTGCCGTTCCTGTTCAGCGTGGTGCTGGTGGCCGTGGGCGTGTTCGTACGCGCGCGCATTCACGAACCGGCGCCGTTCCTCGAAGCCCAGGCCGAAGGCAAGCTGCGCCGTCTGCCCGTCGCCGACGTGTTCCGCCATCATCGCCGCGCCCTGCTCGTGACGATCGGCTTGCGGCTGCTGCAACCGGCCATGTACGCGATCGTCACCACCTACGCCATCAGCTATCTGAATCTCAAGCGCGGCGGCGCGTCGTTCGCGCTGAGCGCGGTGATCGTCGGCTCGGCGTTCGCCATTGTCGCGACGCCGCTGTGGGCCGCGCTCTCCGACCGTATCGGCCGCAAGCGTCCGGCGGTGTGGGCCGTGGTCGGCATCAGCCTGCTGGTGTGGCCGTTCTTCTGGTTTCTCGATCACGGCGATCTGCGTTATCTACCGGTGGTCTTCGCCATCGAGCTGGCCATTTTCGATGCCGCGATCTACGCGCCCGGCGCGGCCTGGTTCGCGGAGCAGTTCCCCGTTGAGGTCCGCTATAGCGGCATTTCGCTCGGCTACCAGATCGGCACGTTGATCTCGGGCGGCCTGACGCCGTTCGTGGCGGCGGCGCTCCTCGCGCTCGGGCACGGGTCGCCGTGGTACATCTGCGCGTATATCAGCGGCTTGGGCGTGGTGAGCCTGATCGCCGTGCTGGCCGCGGCGGATCCGGCGCGGCGCGCATCCGGCACGACGCGTCCAACTGAAAGACGCGATTCGGCGATCGTCCGGCCGCGCTGA
- a CDS encoding BON domain-containing protein, producing the protein MSVFAPIRHGARLALAAALGTFGTLGATRAVAQSRANATPPYSLTNSGPSLGQQSGDALITAKAKAALLAASDLDSGDIHVTTESGVVTLSGVVPRRAQKAQAEQTVKQIDNVVGVRNTLDVDEAPQ; encoded by the coding sequence ATGTCAGTCTTCGCACCCATCCGGCACGGCGCGCGACTCGCGCTCGCGGCCGCACTCGGCACCTTTGGCACCCTCGGCGCGACCCGTGCCGTCGCACAAAGCCGCGCGAACGCCACGCCGCCTTATTCGCTCACGAACAGCGGCCCGAGTCTGGGCCAGCAAAGCGGCGACGCGCTCATCACCGCGAAAGCGAAAGCCGCGCTGCTCGCGGCGTCCGATCTCGACTCGGGCGATATCCATGTGACGACGGAAAGCGGTGTCGTCACCTTGAGCGGCGTGGTGCCGCGCCGCGCACAGAAGGCGCAAGCCGAGCAAACGGTCAAGCAGATCGACAACGTGGTGGGCGTGCGCAACACGCTCGATGTGGATGAAGCGCCGCAATAG
- a CDS encoding PRC-barrel domain-containing protein — MDPTTPAPPLLPQTDAADVGLVGAVALSGARVIASDGKHAGKLEHVMLDVRRGRIAYAVVSVGGIAGLGSKLLAVPWRAVMLDLTHNHVLLPVPAEKLKDAPGFDKDHWPAMADPDWERGICDYYGSAPYWGAEDGRVGDLPTGSSNLPGPGRGVEP; from the coding sequence ATGGACCCCACCACTCCCGCCCCGCCGCTGTTGCCGCAAACCGATGCCGCCGATGTCGGTCTGGTCGGCGCCGTGGCGTTGAGCGGCGCGCGCGTGATCGCCTCGGACGGCAAGCACGCGGGCAAACTCGAACACGTGATGCTCGACGTGCGCCGCGGCCGCATTGCCTATGCGGTCGTTTCGGTCGGCGGCATCGCGGGCCTGGGCAGCAAGCTGCTCGCCGTGCCGTGGCGCGCCGTGATGCTCGACCTGACGCATAATCATGTGCTGCTGCCCGTACCCGCCGAGAAGCTCAAGGACGCGCCGGGCTTCGACAAGGACCACTGGCCCGCAATGGCCGACCCGGACTGGGAACGCGGCATCTGCGACTACTACGGCAGCGCGCCGTACTGGGGCGCCGAGGACGGCCGCGTGGGCGACCTGCCAACCGGATCGTCGAACCTGCCCGGCCCGGGGCGCGGCGTGGAGCCTTGA
- a CDS encoding protein-L-isoaspartate O-methyltransferase family protein produces the protein MAQSVESGDGRAQERAAMVDRQIRARGIHDTALLAAFAAVPRHVFVPPALQKHAYADAALPIGRHAGNQARSQAGSQADSQARSQSSIQTISQPYIVARMIDLAQVRATDNVLDVGTGSGYAAAILARLAARVVSIERDAGLAQHARETLARLNVRNVDCRTGDGTLGVPEAAPFDAILCAAGGPGVPRAWREQLAMGGRIVMPVETGRGMQRLVRLTRRDAVTFEEASFERVRFVPLIGAQGWDDAARPDG, from the coding sequence ATGGCCCAGAGCGTTGAATCCGGCGACGGCCGCGCGCAGGAGCGCGCCGCCATGGTCGACCGGCAGATCCGCGCGCGCGGTATACACGACACCGCCTTGCTGGCCGCGTTCGCCGCCGTGCCGCGTCACGTGTTCGTGCCGCCGGCGTTGCAGAAGCACGCGTATGCCGACGCCGCGCTGCCGATCGGTCGTCACGCAGGCAATCAGGCGCGCAGTCAAGCGGGCAGCCAAGCAGACAGCCAAGCGCGTAGTCAATCGAGCATTCAGACCATTTCGCAGCCGTATATCGTTGCGCGCATGATCGATCTCGCGCAGGTGCGGGCGACGGACAACGTGCTCGACGTGGGCACCGGTTCGGGCTACGCGGCGGCGATCCTCGCGCGTCTCGCGGCGAGGGTCGTGTCGATCGAGCGCGACGCCGGTCTCGCGCAACACGCCCGCGAGACGCTCGCGCGCCTGAACGTGCGCAACGTCGATTGCCGTACTGGCGACGGCACGCTCGGCGTTCCCGAGGCCGCGCCCTTCGACGCGATCCTGTGCGCCGCCGGCGGCCCCGGCGTGCCGCGAGCATGGCGCGAACAACTGGCCATGGGCGGGCGTATCGTCATGCCGGTCGAAACCGGCCGGGGGATGCAACGGCTCGTGCGGCTCACGCGGCGCGACGCCGTCACGTTCGAGGAAGCCTCGTTCGAACGCGTGCGTTTCGTCCCGTTGATCGGCGCGCAGGGGTGGGACGACGCGGCACGGCCGGATGGCTAA
- a CDS encoding LLM class flavin-dependent oxidoreductase, whose translation MPRQIRFNAFMMNCVAHLAPGQWTAPDDRSVDYLDTSYWVELAKVLEEGLFDGLFLGDVIGLYDEYGGSPATALRTAAQVPMNDPAVLIPLMAHATRHLGFGLTVSVAYEQPYLLARRFTTLDHLSGGRVAWNVVTSYLQSGARSLGQDALRAHDARYDRADEFMSVCYQLWEGSWEAGAVLRDRERGIYADPARVHAVQHEGAHFRVDGVFQCEPSPQRTPLLFQAGGSTRGTQFAARHAECIFLGAPTRNGLRAAAAQARAALRDAGRAPDSARLFAMLTVIVDETAERAQARYEACRARASYEGALALLSGWTGIDLARYRPEDTLQYVDTDAGQSALASFSKLDPDKVWTVRDAVEFVAIGGRGAVIVGDARQVADELQALVEDTGIDGFNLAWVESPRTFHDIVRYLVPELQRRGAYKTRYEPGTLREKLLGGGAQLEAPHVGASYRV comes from the coding sequence ATGCCTCGCCAGATCCGTTTCAATGCTTTCATGATGAATTGCGTGGCGCATCTCGCGCCCGGTCAATGGACTGCTCCCGACGACCGCTCGGTCGATTATCTCGACACGTCGTATTGGGTCGAACTCGCGAAAGTGCTCGAAGAAGGCCTGTTCGACGGCTTATTTCTCGGCGACGTGATCGGCCTCTACGACGAATACGGCGGCAGTCCCGCCACGGCCTTGCGCACCGCCGCGCAGGTGCCGATGAACGATCCCGCCGTGCTGATTCCGCTGATGGCGCATGCCACGCGCCATCTCGGGTTCGGGCTCACCGTTTCGGTGGCTTACGAGCAGCCGTATCTGCTCGCGCGCCGTTTCACCACGCTCGATCATCTGAGCGGCGGCCGCGTGGCATGGAACGTCGTGACCTCGTATCTGCAAAGCGGTGCGCGCAGTCTCGGTCAGGACGCCTTGCGCGCGCACGATGCTCGCTACGATCGCGCCGACGAATTCATGTCGGTCTGTTATCAGCTTTGGGAGGGCAGCTGGGAGGCGGGCGCGGTGCTGCGCGACCGTGAGCGCGGTATCTATGCCGATCCGGCGCGCGTGCATGCCGTGCAGCACGAAGGCGCGCATTTTCGCGTGGACGGCGTGTTCCAGTGCGAGCCTTCGCCGCAGCGCACGCCGTTGCTGTTTCAGGCGGGCGGCTCGACACGCGGCACGCAGTTCGCCGCCCGGCACGCCGAGTGCATTTTTCTGGGCGCGCCCACGCGCAACGGCTTGCGCGCGGCGGCGGCACAGGCGCGCGCGGCGTTGCGCGACGCGGGCCGGGCGCCCGACAGCGCGCGGTTATTCGCGATGCTCACCGTTATCGTCGATGAAACCGCCGAGCGGGCGCAAGCGCGCTACGAGGCCTGCCGCGCGCGGGCCAGCTACGAGGGCGCGCTGGCGTTGCTGTCGGGCTGGACCGGGATCGATCTCGCGCGTTACCGGCCGGAGGACACGCTGCAGTACGTGGATACCGACGCCGGGCAGTCCGCGCTCGCGTCGTTCAGCAAGCTCGACCCCGACAAGGTCTGGACCGTGCGCGACGCCGTGGAATTCGTCGCGATCGGCGGGCGTGGCGCGGTGATCGTTGGCGACGCGCGGCAGGTCGCCGACGAACTGCAGGCGCTCGTCGAGGACACCGGCATCGACGGCTTCAATCTCGCGTGGGTCGAATCGCCGCGCACGTTTCACGACATCGTGCGCTACCTCGTGCCCGAGTTGCAGCGGCGCGGCGCGTACAAGACGCGCTACGAACCCGGTACCTTGCGCGAAAAGCTGCTGGGCGGCGGCGCGCAACTCGAAGCGCCGCATGTGGGGGCGTCGTATCGGGTTTGA
- a CDS encoding DUF6723 family protein, producing MSEKRPQPSERHPTTADDYDVFCGEQIDSAGRYFGLLRIRRKYDGRIIYPFEGCSRAGPCATGPEARREALALADALIRADIATPEP from the coding sequence ATGTCAGAAAAGAGGCCGCAGCCCAGTGAGCGACATCCGACCACGGCTGACGACTACGATGTGTTTTGCGGCGAGCAGATCGACAGCGCAGGGCGCTATTTCGGTCTGCTGCGCATACGCCGCAAGTACGACGGACGGATCATCTATCCGTTCGAAGGCTGCTCGCGCGCGGGCCCCTGCGCGACGGGCCCGGAAGCGCGCCGCGAAGCGCTCGCGCTAGCCGATGCATTGATACGCGCCGATATCGCGACGCCGGAGCCTTGA
- the ubiM gene encoding 5-demethoxyubiquinol-8 5-hydroxylase UbiM produces the protein MNNDVIIVGGGPVGLCLARALSGHGMRITVIEQQATDALAAPAFDGREIALTQKSVRLLRDLDVWERIDADARSPMRAAKIFNGMSMHALEIGAGNARSGNHAELGWLVANHVIRRAAFESVQASIATHRDITLMAGETVSAVTANAESARVTLASGATLTAALVIAADSRFSPTRRMMGIAADLHDFGKTMLVCRMTHDQPHREAAWEWFGYGQTLALLPMNAHAESGAHQSSVVLTLSAHAMEAVAAMSETAFNAHLEQRFAGRLGAMQLASTRHCYPLVSVYANRFMATRFATVGDAAVGMHPVTAHGFNFGLASIETLCESVTHARRAGGDIGAAAVLRSYELRHQRATRPLFLATRFVTEIYTNGTLPARLAREVMLRAASRLAPFRNAVAASLMG, from the coding sequence ATGAACAACGACGTCATCATCGTCGGCGGCGGTCCCGTCGGCTTATGTCTCGCGCGTGCGCTCAGCGGCCACGGCATGCGTATCACGGTAATCGAGCAGCAGGCGACCGACGCATTGGCAGCGCCCGCATTCGACGGCCGCGAAATCGCACTGACGCAAAAGTCCGTGCGCCTATTGCGCGATCTCGACGTATGGGAACGCATCGATGCCGATGCCCGTTCGCCCATGCGCGCGGCAAAAATTTTCAATGGCATGTCGATGCATGCGCTTGAAATCGGCGCGGGGAATGCTCGTTCCGGCAACCATGCGGAATTGGGCTGGCTCGTGGCCAATCACGTGATTCGCCGGGCGGCATTCGAGTCGGTGCAGGCGAGTATCGCCACGCATCGCGACATCACGTTGATGGCGGGCGAAACGGTGAGCGCCGTCACGGCCAACGCCGAAAGCGCGAGGGTGACGCTCGCGAGCGGCGCGACGCTCACGGCCGCGTTGGTGATTGCCGCCGACAGCCGCTTTTCGCCCACGCGCCGCATGATGGGCATCGCCGCCGACCTGCACGACTTCGGCAAGACCATGCTGGTGTGCCGCATGACGCACGACCAGCCGCATCGCGAGGCCGCCTGGGAGTGGTTCGGTTACGGCCAGACGCTGGCGTTACTGCCGATGAATGCGCACGCGGAAAGCGGTGCGCATCAATCTTCCGTGGTCCTAACTTTATCGGCTCACGCAATGGAGGCGGTGGCCGCCATGAGCGAGACCGCATTCAACGCGCATCTCGAACAACGCTTTGCAGGGCGCCTCGGCGCGATGCAACTCGCGAGTACACGCCACTGCTACCCGCTCGTATCCGTCTACGCCAACCGTTTCATGGCCACGCGTTTTGCCACGGTTGGCGATGCGGCGGTCGGCATGCATCCGGTCACGGCGCACGGCTTCAACTTTGGTCTCGCCAGTATCGAAACCTTGTGCGAAAGCGTGACGCATGCGCGACGCGCAGGCGGCGACATCGGCGCAGCAGCGGTTTTACGAAGCTATGAACTACGACACCAGCGCGCAACGCGGCCGTTGTTTCTCGCCACTCGCTTCGTCACCGAAATCTATACGAACGGCACGCTGCCCGCGCGGCTCGCACGCGAAGTCATGCTGCGCGCGGCCTCGCGGCTCGCGCCGTTCAGAAACGCGGTGGCCGCGTCACTGATGGGTTAG
- a CDS encoding hemerythrin domain-containing protein, translating to MSLSAAIPASHLPAELHLGEPVTDAMHAGFMRLLDQTRDAPDDTLVAALDAWIAHTQEHFAQEERWMDAMDFAGRHCHTGQHRNVLHVAGAVRAEIVENGRFDLGRGLSAELRDWFAHHVRTMDAMMIGHMREMGVAPVA from the coding sequence ATGTCCCTTTCCGCTGCCATTCCCGCCTCGCATTTGCCTGCCGAGCTCCATCTCGGCGAACCCGTCACCGACGCCATGCACGCCGGGTTCATGCGCCTGCTCGACCAGACCCGCGATGCCCCGGACGACACGCTCGTTGCCGCGCTCGACGCGTGGATCGCGCATACGCAAGAACACTTCGCGCAGGAGGAGCGCTGGATGGACGCCATGGATTTCGCTGGCCGCCATTGCCATACCGGTCAGCATCGCAACGTGCTGCACGTGGCCGGCGCCGTGCGCGCGGAAATCGTGGAGAACGGCCGCTTCGATCTGGGCCGCGGTCTGAGCGCCGAATTGCGCGACTGGTTCGCCCATCATGTGAGAACGATGGACGCGATGATGATCGGCCACATGCGCGAAATGGGCGTAGCGCCGGTCGCGTGA
- a CDS encoding sulfite exporter TauE/SafE family protein, with translation MIVSLALGAMIGALLGLTGAGGGILAVPALVVGMGWPMQQATPVALIAVAFSAAIGALEAFRRRLVRYRAACCMALAGVPATWIGVQLAQHLSQRVLLALFAAVMAVVAARLLWQTVGHGEPHPEASPLCVARINPDTGRLAWSPRTAVALASTGALTGLMTGLLGVGGGFIIVPMLRKLTNISMHGIVATSLAVIALVGSGGVISTVLHGVPLRLDLTVWFTFATVAGMVLGRQASRRVSARHTQMGFAGILVCVACGLLAKAALGA, from the coding sequence ATGATCGTCTCCCTCGCACTCGGCGCGATGATCGGCGCGCTGCTCGGCCTCACCGGCGCGGGCGGCGGCATTCTGGCCGTGCCCGCGCTCGTCGTGGGCATGGGTTGGCCGATGCAGCAGGCCACGCCCGTTGCGTTGATCGCGGTGGCGTTCAGCGCGGCCATTGGCGCGCTCGAAGCGTTCCGGCGGCGGCTCGTGCGGTATCGCGCGGCGTGCTGCATGGCGCTCGCGGGCGTGCCGGCCACGTGGATCGGCGTGCAACTGGCGCAGCATCTCTCGCAGCGCGTGCTGCTCGCGCTGTTCGCCGCGGTGATGGCCGTGGTGGCGGCGCGGCTGTTGTGGCAGACGGTCGGGCACGGCGAGCCGCACCCGGAGGCGTCGCCGCTGTGCGTCGCGCGCATCAACCCCGATACCGGCAGGCTCGCGTGGTCGCCGCGCACGGCCGTCGCGCTCGCTTCCACGGGCGCGCTCACAGGGCTCATGACGGGCCTGCTGGGCGTGGGCGGCGGCTTCATCATCGTGCCGATGCTGCGCAAGCTCACCAATATCTCCATGCACGGCATCGTGGCGACTTCGCTGGCGGTGATCGCGCTCGTGGGCAGCGGCGGCGTGATTTCGACCGTGCTGCACGGCGTGCCGCTGCGGCTCGACCTCACGGTGTGGTTCACGTTCGCCACCGTCGCGGGCATGGTGCTCGGGCGTCAGGCTTCGCGGCGCGTTTCCGCGCGTCACACGCAAATGGGCTTCGCGGGCATTCTCGTGTGCGTCGCGTGCGGCTTGCTCGCGAAGGCGGCGCTGGGCGCCTGA
- a CDS encoding DUF2934 domain-containing protein, whose amino-acid sequence MNDEREERIRRRAYQLWQDDGAPDGKSDEYWSRAEKQVAAEYDAESDSGGVASDQSGKRRVVGDPLQESDSLPPAELSRDERRGGAPK is encoded by the coding sequence ATGAACGACGAACGTGAAGAACGCATCCGCCGCCGCGCGTATCAGCTTTGGCAAGACGACGGCGCGCCCGATGGCAAATCCGACGAATACTGGAGCCGCGCGGAGAAACAGGTCGCCGCCGAATACGACGCCGAGAGCGACTCGGGCGGCGTGGCCAGCGATCAGTCCGGCAAACGCCGTGTGGTGGGCGACCCGCTACAGGAAAGCGATTCGTTGCCACCGGCCGAACTCTCGCGCGACGAGCGCCGCGGCGGGGCGCCGAAATAA
- a CDS encoding LysR family transcriptional regulator: MNEIRAITTFVRAAALGSLRRAAVDQGISPQAASQAVMQLEKSLGVRLFHRTTRKLSLTEEGQRLYESARPALATLTSALDEARRSTEAASGPLRVSAPRALGMPVLWEHFEAFAQRYPDVQLEVQFDDRFTDLVSERADVGFRGGPPPAGGSIARRLVPIQLIVCASPDYLARHGAPRSIDDLARHRCTGYRRANTGKLAQWAFQVRDEIVWRDVPPVIHVNDTEMETQAVLAGLGIGQLGSFSAATPIREGRLVALLAEHVVDYGALYIYYGHRTEQPLRVRTFIDFMIGRLADNRQYFLTADELAAAMRP, encoded by the coding sequence ATGAACGAAATTCGCGCAATCACCACCTTCGTGCGCGCTGCCGCGCTGGGCAGCCTGCGGCGCGCCGCGGTCGATCAGGGCATCTCGCCGCAGGCCGCGAGTCAGGCCGTCATGCAACTCGAAAAGTCGCTGGGCGTGCGGCTTTTTCATCGCACCACGCGCAAGCTGAGTCTGACCGAGGAAGGTCAGCGCCTCTACGAGAGCGCCAGGCCCGCGCTCGCCACGCTGACTTCGGCGCTGGACGAGGCGCGGCGCTCGACCGAAGCGGCGAGCGGCCCGTTGCGCGTGAGTGCGCCGCGCGCGCTGGGCATGCCGGTGTTGTGGGAACACTTCGAGGCGTTCGCGCAGCGCTATCCCGACGTACAGCTCGAAGTGCAGTTCGATGACCGCTTCACCGACCTCGTGAGCGAACGCGCGGACGTGGGCTTTCGCGGCGGCCCGCCGCCTGCGGGCGGCTCCATCGCGCGGCGGCTCGTGCCGATCCAGTTGATCGTGTGCGCGTCGCCGGACTATCTCGCGCGTCACGGCGCGCCGCGCAGCATCGACGATCTCGCGCGGCACCGCTGCACGGGGTATCGGCGTGCGAATACGGGCAAGCTCGCGCAATGGGCGTTTCAGGTGCGCGACGAGATCGTGTGGCGCGACGTGCCGCCTGTGATCCACGTGAACGATACGGAGATGGAAACGCAGGCCGTGCTGGCGGGGCTGGGTATCGGCCAGCTAGGCAGTTTCAGCGCGGCCACGCCTATTCGCGAAGGCCGGCTCGTGGCGCTGCTGGCGGAGCACGTGGTCGACTACGGCGCGCTCTACATCTACTACGGGCATCGCACGGAACAGCCGCTGCGCGTGCGGACTTTCATCGACTTCATGATCGGGCGGCTGGCGGACAACCGGCAGTATTTCCTGACCGCCGACGAACTGGCTGCGGCGATGCGACCCTGA
- a CDS encoding carboxymuconolactone decarboxylase family protein — translation MSGHRTHDDEARLVGALERLHAGPKAFRALSAPVWRAGALSEKDKHLVAIAIAQITRCAFCIEHHAALARKCGATEAEALAVSYLSAALESLGAATLAVTNGALSIDDEAGLRNTRVAKARLEFAQTVFATHVIDNALVWLTAAAVAYAQSNEARRVVLHEQALVAHATTEALDEAYAIAVVLRAGAVYAHTLHVVDAFRERE, via the coding sequence ATGAGCGGACACCGCACACACGACGACGAAGCCCGCCTCGTGGGCGCCCTCGAACGCCTGCACGCCGGGCCCAAAGCGTTTCGCGCGCTCTCGGCGCCCGTGTGGCGCGCGGGCGCGTTGTCGGAGAAGGACAAGCACCTGGTCGCGATCGCGATTGCGCAGATCACGCGCTGCGCGTTCTGCATCGAGCATCACGCGGCGCTTGCGCGCAAGTGCGGCGCGACCGAGGCCGAAGCGCTCGCCGTGAGTTATCTGAGCGCGGCGCTGGAATCGCTCGGCGCGGCGACGCTCGCGGTAACGAACGGCGCGCTTTCCATCGACGATGAAGCGGGGCTACGCAACACGCGCGTCGCGAAGGCACGCCTCGAGTTCGCGCAGACCGTGTTCGCCACCCATGTCATCGATAACGCTCTGGTCTGGCTTACTGCCGCGGCCGTGGCGTATGCGCAGTCGAACGAAGCGCGGCGCGTGGTGCTGCACGAACAGGCGCTAGTTGCGCATGCAACGACCGAGGCCCTGGACGAGGCGTATGCGATTGCCGTCGTGCTGCGCGCGGGGGCGGTGTACGCGCATACGCTGCATGTCGTCGATGCGTTTCGCGAGCGCGAATGA